A window of Kyrpidia spormannii genomic DNA:
GCCTCTGCTTGATCCTTAAAATTTTCCAGAATTCTCCTGGCCAACACGGCCTTGTCGCGAACTAGGGGCCCGCGACAGGCCTGCAAGGCGGTCGTTAACTCTACCCAGCTCCGGGCCATTTTTTGAATCGGTTCAATGGCCTGTCCCTGTCCTTTTGTTCGCGCCGCCATACTCTTTTTATTCCGTACCCACTCATTAAAGGGTTCGGCGCGGCCCATTTCGGTAAATGCATAGACGTTGATGATCCAATCCTGCAGATCGGCAAAAGACGTCAAGTCGACCACTTGCGCCGGGACTTCGTAGATGTTCCCGTAGTAAATCCCCCTGACCATGATATTTTTTGTAATGCGAGCGAAATGCAAGATCAACAGAGCCATCATGGGCTGATGGCGAAAGGAATGGGTGATATCGAAAATTACCTCGTCTTCAGGATGAAGCACATCAAACACGGTTTTAAAATCTTCCCAGATTTCCTTGGTTTTTGTAGCACCGAGGATAGGCACGGGGATCCAGGAAAAATACACTTTCTCCCGCAAGGTGATCAGTTGTTCCTTTAATTTTCCAGGTCCTAACCAACTCTGCCGTTCTGCTTCCGGAGTAAGAAAAACGTACATCTCTTCCGGAGGGTGGGCGGTTTTGTGCAGCAACTCCATTAGAGCCCGCTGAATGTAGGGTGTCTCCTCCGACACGTCCTCGCCAAAATGATAACAATAGGGATCATAATGGCCATTTTTCCCGACACCAAGGAACGTCAAAAGTTTGACAGTCA
This region includes:
- the csx2 gene encoding TIGR02221 family CRISPR-associated protein yields the protein MTVKLLTFLGVGKNGHYDPYCYHFGEDVSEETPYIQRALMELLHKTAHPPEEMYVFLTPEAERQSWLGPGKLKEQLITLREKVYFSWIPVPILGATKTKEIWEDFKTVFDVLHPEDEVIFDITHSFRHQPMMALLILHFARITKNIMVRGIYYGNIYEVPAQVVDLTSFADLQDWIINVYAFTEMGRAEPFNEWVRNKKSMAARTKGQGQAIEPIQKMARSWVELTTALQACRGPLVRDKAVLARRILENFKDQAEALPDFQPINILLDRVNRELQPMEDDDVIQAGFAAIDWCKRHGLVQQTFTLLNELVITAVCEREGYDKQRVNDREDVARHLHYASKLKDKRPVDSSSESYNMELVNRLLQYPEMVKWFHDIANYRNDFNHAGWRSDPKEAKTIMNFLDNHYEEVCDAIRDYWQHSSVQA